A region of Aquila chrysaetos chrysaetos chromosome 13, bAquChr1.4, whole genome shotgun sequence DNA encodes the following proteins:
- the LOC121233769 gene encoding translation initiation factor IF-2-like → MAARRARFPAAAGERREHRGGERSAPAGRGRGVSPAQCPLPARGRDGTGGRKAAAAAGSRSAGGEAKAGRGSPGELPGSGGKGSGGGAGTPRLGRAPPLAENAVVRSSPGDAPDRARLRLAWAVSAWPPAPRGVERRGTGGALTACGQELLQLERPRKGKEEEMEGHPAGSCLPLHARERHACLSRWGRIPLRSTQQVEDSQAARVTEGRGEEQKEASELGS, encoded by the exons ATGGCGGCGCGCAGGGCGCGGTTCCCGGCGGCCGCGGGCGAGCGCCGGGAGCACCGGGGAGGCGAGCGATCCGCTccggccgggcgggggcggggggtgtcTCCTGCCCAATGCCCGCTGCCCGCCCgggggcgggacgggacgggaggCCGCAAAGCGGCCGCTGCGGCAGGCTCCCGGTCGGCCGGAGGCGAGGCGAAGgcgggccggggcagccccggggagctCCCCGGGAGCGGAGGGAAGGGAAGCGGGGGCGGAGCGGGCACCCCCCGGCTCGGCAGAGCCCCCCCTCTCGCAGAGAATGCGGTTGTCCGTTCCTCCCCCGGGGATGCCCCTGACCGCGCCCGCCTCAGGCTGGCgtgggctgtctctgcctggcctcccGCTCCTCGTGGTGTGGAGCGCAGAGGGACCGGCGGAGCGCTTACTGCCTgcgggcaggagctgctgcagctggagaggccACGGAAAggtaaagaagaagaaatggaaggccATCCAGCCGGCAGCTGCCTCCCGCTGCATGCAAGAGAGAGGCATGCCTGCCTCTCCAGGTGGGGAAGGATCCCTCTTCGTAGTACACAGCAG GTGGAGGACAGCCAAGCAGCCAGAGTtacagaagggagaggagaggagcagaaagaagcatCTGAGCTG ggctcctAA